A genomic region of Kribbella sp. NBC_00382 contains the following coding sequences:
- a CDS encoding aminoglycoside phosphotransferase family protein, which translates to MLDPTRFASIEPVQGFVGNESFRLRTDAGETLYYKSGAAAAMSAEVWACERARQAGVLAPEIVESGPGYLIERALKGSASAEPAVLEQAGGQLRRLHEVAGEGYGFLQEGLRDDWLSVLVRPLDNLEVLAGIVDDELVRRLRGLRFADRLTPVAPRLLHGDLHPRHVFAEGNQFTGFIDWGDVAFGDPLFDLGRFSRAGEAATDALLRGYGIERSAELDWTLAFYRTIWGVMAMLWEHAAGGDWYAAHLEAIAADLPVLEN; encoded by the coding sequence ATGCTCGATCCCACTCGCTTCGCCTCCATCGAACCCGTCCAGGGTTTTGTCGGTAACGAGAGTTTTCGGCTGCGGACAGACGCGGGGGAGACGCTGTACTACAAGTCGGGCGCGGCGGCCGCGATGTCGGCGGAGGTCTGGGCCTGCGAGCGCGCGCGACAGGCCGGAGTACTGGCTCCTGAGATTGTCGAGAGCGGACCCGGATACCTGATCGAGCGTGCGCTGAAGGGGTCGGCATCGGCTGAGCCGGCCGTGCTGGAGCAGGCCGGCGGGCAGTTGCGGCGACTTCATGAGGTGGCCGGCGAAGGCTACGGCTTCCTGCAGGAAGGGTTGCGGGATGACTGGCTCTCGGTGCTTGTGCGGCCGCTGGACAATCTCGAAGTACTGGCGGGAATCGTCGACGACGAGCTGGTACGCCGGTTGCGCGGGCTGAGGTTCGCGGATCGACTCACGCCGGTGGCGCCGCGGCTGCTGCACGGCGATCTGCATCCCCGGCATGTCTTTGCTGAGGGCAACCAATTCACCGGGTTCATCGACTGGGGCGACGTCGCCTTCGGGGATCCGCTGTTCGACCTCGGGCGGTTCTCGCGGGCGGGGGAGGCTGCGACGGACGCTCTGCTGCGGGGGTACGGGATCGAACGCAGCGCCGAGCTGGACTGGACGCTGGCGTTCTATCGGACCATCTGGGGTGTGATGGCGATGCTCTGGGAGCATGCCGCCGGGGGAGACTGGTATGCCGCGCACCTCGAAGCGATCGCAGCGGATCTGCCTGTGCTCGAGAACTGA
- a CDS encoding TetR/AcrR family transcriptional regulator, with translation MAKRGPYAKGVAKREEILTAALEVIARQGYRKTSTRELAGAVGLSEAGLLHYFGSKEKLFEEVLRARDEADTARLGDESDAVGKLGAIMRHNADVPGLVQLYSTFSAEAGDPQHGAHEYFVERYQLLREALAEGIRDRQTHGTISTAADPEKIATLLIALSDGLQIQSQFRLPDEPADLLDHLIDLLRPTPPT, from the coding sequence ATGGCAAAAAGAGGCCCGTACGCGAAGGGAGTCGCCAAGCGCGAGGAGATCCTGACCGCCGCGCTCGAGGTGATCGCCCGGCAGGGCTATCGCAAGACGTCGACGCGCGAGCTGGCCGGTGCCGTCGGACTGAGCGAGGCGGGCCTGCTGCACTACTTCGGGTCGAAGGAGAAGCTCTTCGAGGAGGTCCTGCGAGCGCGGGACGAGGCGGACACGGCGCGCCTGGGCGACGAGTCCGATGCGGTCGGCAAACTCGGCGCCATCATGCGGCACAACGCCGACGTTCCGGGCCTCGTCCAGCTGTACTCGACGTTCTCGGCGGAGGCCGGCGATCCGCAGCACGGCGCGCACGAGTACTTCGTGGAGCGTTACCAACTGCTGCGCGAGGCGCTGGCCGAAGGCATTCGAGACCGGCAGACACACGGAACGATCAGCACCGCCGCGGATCCGGAGAAGATCGCCACCCTGCTGATCGCCTTGTCCGACGGCCTGCAGATCCAGTCCCAGTTCCGGCTACCGGACGAGCCGGCGGACCTCCTGGACCATCTGATCGACCTACTGCGCCCCACGCCGCCCACCTGA
- a CDS encoding beta-glucosidase family protein, with translation MSPTPADFTDLLGRLTLEQKVQLLTGQDFWSTHPQPGIGLRSMVLSDGPSGVRGPVWDERDPSLNLPSATALSSSWDLAVAHRYGVVSALEARRKGVDIVLGPTINLHRSPLGGRHFEAFSEDPVLTAELAAAYVAGVQELGVGATPKHYVANDFETDRFTADVVVSERALHEVYLLAFEKAVTESKAWLVMSAYNSINGTTASENELLETPLNSEWGFDGVVVSDWTAVRSVESAKHSQDLAMPGPIGAWGDALVDAVRSGEVEENAIDRKVLRLLALAARVGALEGFGKPVEVPEVDTVAFARSAAAEGSVLLRNADELPWNAATLQRIAVIGHNARDARTQGGGSATVIPASVVSPLDGLRAALPDTEVTYSIGAVVQEGVSELPLSTMTNPETGQPGARVRFLAEDGSELFAEDRFSSALVYLGGNAPVSDTSVFEFRTTYTPGESGAVLLGFASVGRGRIYADGKLLREDTVVPVGTDLGAALLSPPSTSTPLDVIAGQPVDVRVELDLARSEGGLGNALSITVGVEPDRSDPQALIDEAVAAARAADVAVVVVGTNSKVESEGHDRTTLALPGRQDELVRAVVAANPRTVVVVNAGSPVLLPWRGDVAALLVTYFGGQEYGNALADVLLGVVEPGGRLPTTWPRDEADVPVIDVTPKDGTVRYDEGIHIGYRAWLRAGTEPAFEFGHGLGYTTWSLSGLRASATAVSVTVHNTGQRSGKHVIQVYAERPESTVDRPARWLAGFAVVRLEAGETSEITVPLHPHTFEYWDNAWTIEPGTFTLRGGSSVSDLPLSTELQVGAP, from the coding sequence ATGAGCCCGACACCCGCTGACTTCACCGATCTCCTCGGTCGCCTCACGCTCGAGCAGAAGGTCCAGCTGCTCACCGGCCAGGACTTCTGGTCGACCCACCCGCAGCCCGGTATCGGGCTGCGGTCGATGGTGCTGTCCGACGGCCCGAGCGGTGTCCGCGGCCCGGTCTGGGACGAGCGCGACCCCTCGCTCAACCTCCCGTCCGCGACCGCACTCTCGTCGTCCTGGGACCTCGCCGTCGCCCACCGGTACGGCGTGGTGTCCGCACTCGAAGCCCGCCGCAAAGGCGTCGACATCGTCCTCGGCCCGACGATCAACCTGCACCGATCGCCCCTTGGCGGGCGTCACTTCGAGGCATTCAGCGAGGATCCTGTACTGACCGCCGAGCTCGCCGCCGCCTACGTGGCCGGCGTACAGGAGCTCGGCGTCGGCGCCACCCCGAAGCACTACGTCGCGAACGACTTCGAGACCGACCGCTTCACCGCCGACGTCGTGGTCAGCGAGCGTGCGCTGCACGAGGTGTACCTGCTCGCCTTCGAGAAGGCGGTCACCGAATCCAAAGCGTGGCTGGTGATGAGCGCCTACAACTCGATCAACGGCACTACCGCGTCGGAGAACGAACTGCTCGAGACTCCGCTGAACAGCGAGTGGGGCTTCGACGGCGTAGTCGTCAGCGACTGGACCGCCGTACGCAGCGTGGAGAGCGCGAAACACTCGCAGGACCTGGCGATGCCGGGGCCGATCGGGGCCTGGGGCGACGCCTTGGTCGACGCTGTGCGGTCGGGTGAGGTCGAGGAGAACGCGATCGACCGGAAGGTACTGCGCCTGCTCGCGCTGGCGGCCCGGGTCGGCGCCCTCGAAGGATTCGGGAAGCCGGTCGAGGTTCCGGAGGTCGACACCGTCGCCTTCGCGCGCTCGGCCGCGGCCGAAGGATCGGTCCTGCTGCGCAACGCCGATGAGCTGCCCTGGAACGCCGCCACCCTCCAGCGGATCGCGGTCATCGGGCATAACGCGCGGGACGCGCGGACCCAGGGCGGCGGTAGCGCGACCGTCATCCCGGCATCGGTGGTCTCACCGCTCGACGGACTCCGTGCGGCGCTTCCTGACACCGAGGTGACGTACTCGATCGGCGCAGTGGTCCAAGAAGGTGTCTCCGAGTTGCCGTTGTCGACGATGACCAACCCGGAGACCGGCCAGCCCGGCGCCCGGGTCCGCTTCTTGGCTGAGGACGGGTCCGAGCTGTTCGCGGAGGATCGTTTCTCCAGCGCGCTCGTCTACCTCGGCGGGAACGCGCCGGTCAGCGACACGTCGGTCTTCGAGTTCCGTACGACGTACACGCCGGGGGAGTCCGGCGCAGTATTGCTCGGGTTCGCCTCGGTCGGCCGCGGCCGCATCTATGCGGACGGCAAACTTCTCCGTGAGGACACCGTCGTACCGGTCGGCACGGACCTCGGCGCTGCCCTGCTCTCACCGCCATCCACTTCCACCCCGCTCGACGTGATCGCCGGCCAGCCGGTCGACGTCCGCGTGGAACTGGACCTGGCGAGGTCCGAAGGTGGTCTCGGAAACGCTCTGAGCATCACCGTCGGCGTCGAGCCGGACCGCTCGGACCCGCAGGCGCTGATCGACGAGGCCGTCGCGGCCGCCCGGGCCGCGGACGTCGCGGTCGTGGTGGTCGGCACCAACTCCAAGGTCGAATCCGAGGGCCACGACCGAACCACCCTCGCGCTTCCCGGCCGTCAGGACGAGCTGGTACGAGCCGTTGTCGCAGCGAATCCCCGGACGGTCGTGGTCGTCAACGCAGGCTCGCCCGTCCTGCTGCCCTGGCGTGGCGATGTCGCCGCCCTCCTGGTCACGTACTTCGGCGGCCAGGAGTACGGCAACGCATTGGCCGACGTGCTCCTTGGCGTCGTCGAGCCCGGCGGCAGGCTCCCCACGACCTGGCCGCGTGATGAGGCCGATGTACCGGTCATCGACGTCACCCCGAAAGATGGGACTGTCCGGTACGACGAAGGCATCCACATCGGGTATCGCGCGTGGCTCCGCGCCGGGACCGAACCGGCCTTCGAGTTCGGACACGGCCTCGGCTACACGACCTGGTCGCTGTCCGGCCTCCGTGCCTCCGCGACCGCTGTCTCGGTGACCGTCCACAACACCGGCCAGCGATCCGGCAAACACGTGATCCAGGTGTACGCCGAACGCCCCGAAAGCACCGTGGATCGCCCGGCCCGGTGGCTGGCCGGCTTCGCCGTCGTACGCCTGGAGGCAGGCGAAACCAGCGAGATTACCGTCCCCCTGCACCCCCATACCTTCGAGTACTGGGACAACGCATGGACGATCGAGCCCGGCACCTTCACCCTCCGCGGCGGCTCGTCGGTATCCGACCTCCCACTGTCGACCGAGCTCCAGGTCGGTGCGCCCTGA
- the pyrH gene encoding UMP kinase, producing MYRRLVIKLSGQAIAGSAEFGFNSDSLTHLAREVIAVHETGVQVAVVVGGGNVFRGNRAEDWGIDRVEADNIGMLGTVINAVLLRGRLSALGAKNVRLMTAIPINNLAEPYIRLRALRHLEKGGIVLLACGNGQPFHTTDYPSVQRAIELSADALLVAKNGTDGVYDADPNKVETARRFDRLSYQEVIDKGLGVMDQSAFILARDHALPLHVFDIDHDGAAAAISSGAHIGTLID from the coding sequence ATGTACCGAAGGCTTGTCATCAAGCTGTCCGGCCAGGCGATCGCGGGATCGGCCGAGTTCGGCTTCAACAGCGACAGCCTGACCCATCTGGCCCGTGAGGTGATCGCCGTGCACGAGACCGGCGTTCAGGTGGCCGTGGTGGTCGGTGGCGGGAACGTGTTCCGTGGCAACCGGGCCGAGGACTGGGGTATCGACCGGGTCGAGGCCGACAACATCGGCATGCTCGGCACCGTCATCAACGCGGTGCTACTACGCGGCCGGCTCTCGGCGCTCGGCGCGAAGAACGTCCGGCTGATGACCGCGATCCCGATCAACAACCTCGCCGAGCCGTACATCCGGCTGCGCGCCCTGCGCCACCTGGAGAAGGGCGGGATCGTGTTGCTGGCCTGCGGGAACGGCCAGCCGTTCCACACCACCGACTATCCGTCGGTCCAGCGCGCGATCGAGCTGAGCGCCGACGCGCTGCTGGTCGCCAAGAACGGCACCGACGGCGTCTACGACGCAGACCCGAACAAGGTCGAGACCGCCCGCCGCTTCGACCGCCTCAGCTACCAGGAAGTCATCGACAAGGGACTGGGAGTGATGGACCAGAGCGCCTTCATCCTGGCCCGCGACCACGCACTCCCCCTCCACGTCTTCGACATCGACCACGACGGCGCCGCCGCCGCGATCAGCTCAGGCGCTCACATCGGCACCCTCATCGACTGA
- a CDS encoding tyrosine-type recombinase/integrase, with protein MKVLAAQSAFFAARRPRKDSPHTTDAYRRDLAGITTLLCANLDRDLEELEVDDLSAHALRAAFGAFADGHAKSSVLRAWSTWNQFLTFCVSDNLLAGNPMGAVARPKTPPLSPKPLRGEDTPEVLLRSVADGARQSRDPWPERDVLVIALGLVAGLRSGEMRTLTADSLAGRPGEMRLHIHGKGSRDRSIPVEPIMAKIIETYVESCAERFPRKRFSRSTKLLLDRTGEPIGRGGLEYLVKSCYRWAGLHDRVPAGANLHALRHTFATRLAEDGATATEIMRLLGHASLATSQNYIEATGREQRAAAASNRTYRSLDQVISPPIDEDMSMD; from the coding sequence ATGAAGGTTCTCGCAGCACAGTCGGCGTTCTTCGCTGCCCGGCGTCCTCGCAAGGACTCCCCCCACACCACCGACGCCTACCGCCGCGACCTGGCCGGCATCACCACTCTGCTCTGCGCCAACCTCGATCGCGACCTCGAAGAACTCGAGGTCGACGACCTCAGCGCCCACGCATTACGCGCCGCGTTCGGCGCCTTCGCCGACGGCCACGCCAAGAGTTCCGTACTGCGCGCCTGGTCCACCTGGAACCAGTTCCTCACCTTCTGCGTGTCCGACAACCTACTGGCCGGCAACCCGATGGGAGCAGTGGCCAGACCCAAAACCCCTCCCCTCTCCCCCAAGCCTCTCCGCGGCGAGGACACTCCGGAAGTGCTCCTGCGCTCAGTCGCCGACGGCGCCCGCCAATCCCGCGACCCGTGGCCGGAGCGGGACGTCCTGGTCATAGCTCTCGGCCTCGTCGCAGGTCTGAGATCCGGCGAGATGCGCACCCTGACAGCCGATTCGCTGGCCGGCCGCCCTGGTGAGATGCGGCTGCACATCCACGGCAAAGGCAGTCGCGACCGATCCATCCCGGTCGAGCCGATCATGGCCAAAATCATCGAGACGTACGTCGAATCGTGCGCAGAACGCTTTCCCCGCAAGCGATTCAGCCGTTCCACCAAGCTGCTGCTCGACCGTACCGGCGAGCCGATCGGCCGCGGCGGCCTCGAGTACCTGGTGAAGTCCTGCTACCGCTGGGCAGGTCTGCACGATCGGGTACCAGCCGGCGCGAATCTCCATGCGCTACGCCACACGTTCGCCACCAGGCTCGCTGAGGACGGCGCGACCGCCACGGAGATCATGCGATTGCTCGGACACGCCAGCCTCGCCACCAGCCAGAACTACATCGAAGCCACCGGCCGCGAGCAACGAGCCGCGGCCGCCAGCAACCGTACGTACCGATCCCTCGACCAAGTGATCAGTCCACCGATCGACGAGGACATGTCAATGGACTAG
- a CDS encoding YciI family protein has protein sequence MQYLVSVIADEATHAGTPDERAAIDVFNEQMIADGNWVFAGGLAAPSAATVIDNRGAETVFTDGPFVESKEFLAGFWVMEAPDLDAALKLAAEGSKVCNRRVEVRPFL, from the coding sequence ATGCAGTACTTGGTTTCTGTGATCGCGGACGAGGCGACCCACGCCGGTACGCCGGACGAGCGCGCCGCGATCGATGTCTTCAACGAACAGATGATCGCCGACGGGAACTGGGTCTTCGCTGGCGGACTCGCGGCGCCGAGTGCAGCGACCGTGATCGACAACCGCGGCGCCGAGACGGTGTTCACCGACGGCCCCTTCGTCGAGTCGAAGGAGTTCCTCGCCGGGTTCTGGGTGATGGAGGCTCCTGACCTCGATGCGGCGCTCAAGCTCGCGGCCGAGGGATCGAAGGTCTGCAACCGGCGGGTCGAGGTGCGGCCGTTTCTGTGA